One genomic window of Corynebacterium sp. sy039 includes the following:
- the aroB gene encoding 3-dehydroquinate synthase, whose product MTRVEVRGQSPYAVSIGRGLERTIIDFIRALEVQRVAIITQPAVRSHADNLARKCAEAGIIAVVMGVPDAEAGKTLEIAGQCWNTLGQHSFTRNDAVIGFGGGAVTDLAGFVASAWMRGIKVIHVPTTLLAMVDASVGGKTGVNTMTGKNLVGTFHEPSAVFIDLDFLDQLPKEEIIAGSAEIIKTGFIADPVIIDHYEHSNSSCLDPRGLLPELIVRSVKVKAQVVSQDLTESSLREILNYGHTFGHAVERCEDYTWRHGQAVAVGMMFIAHLAFNRGIISAELLDLHRRILDSIGLATSYSASEWDDLFVAMRHDKKNRTGRIRFVAINDIADPMRIEDATEEEMRAAYEAISGTASTESK is encoded by the coding sequence ATAACACGCGTTGAAGTTCGTGGACAATCGCCTTATGCAGTAAGCATTGGGCGCGGATTAGAACGAACAATTATTGATTTTATTCGTGCTCTGGAAGTACAGCGCGTCGCGATTATTACTCAGCCAGCTGTGCGTAGTCATGCAGATAATTTGGCTAGAAAATGTGCCGAGGCTGGAATCATTGCTGTGGTGATGGGGGTTCCAGACGCAGAAGCTGGGAAAACGTTAGAAATAGCGGGACAGTGTTGGAATACTCTCGGACAGCATTCTTTCACCCGTAATGATGCTGTCATTGGTTTTGGCGGTGGTGCGGTCACCGACCTTGCTGGGTTTGTCGCTTCGGCTTGGATGCGTGGTATCAAGGTTATTCATGTTCCTACCACCTTATTAGCCATGGTTGATGCTTCTGTAGGTGGAAAAACTGGCGTTAATACTATGACCGGGAAAAATCTTGTGGGGACTTTCCATGAACCCAGTGCAGTATTTATTGATTTAGATTTTCTTGATCAGCTGCCTAAAGAAGAAATTATTGCTGGTTCTGCTGAAATTATTAAAACGGGTTTTATAGCTGATCCGGTCATCATTGATCACTATGAACACAGTAATTCTTCATGCCTTGACCCACGAGGACTATTGCCTGAATTGATTGTGCGATCCGTAAAGGTAAAAGCACAGGTAGTGAGCCAAGATTTAACTGAATCTTCGTTAAGAGAGATCTTGAATTATGGTCATACTTTTGGGCATGCAGTTGAGCGCTGTGAAGACTATACATGGCGGCACGGACAAGCAGTGGCAGTAGGCATGATGTTTATTGCTCACTTGGCTTTCAACCGGGGCATAATTTCTGCTGAATTATTAGACTTACATCGTAGAATCCTGGATTCAATAGGTTTAGCAACAAGCTATAGTGCCTCAGAGTGGGATGATCTTTTCGTCGCAATGCGTCATGATAAAAAGAATCGTACGGGGCGTATTCGTTTTGTTGCTATTAACGATATTGCTGATCCCATGCGTATTGAGGATGCTACAGAGGAAGAAATGCGTGCAGCATATGAAGCAATCTCAGGTACTGCTAGTACAGAAAGTAAATGA
- the aroQ gene encoding type II 3-dehydroquinate dehydratase: protein MHILVLNGPNLDRLGKRQPDIYGTTTLRDLETLIYDKAQELGVSVETRQSNHEGELIEWVHEAADKNWAVVINPGGFTHTSVALRDALAEVSDGVGFIEVHISNVHAREPFRHHSYLSPIALGVIAGLGTAGYLYALEHFSGTLQ, encoded by the coding sequence ATGCATATCTTGGTGCTTAATGGTCCTAATCTTGATCGTCTTGGGAAAAGACAGCCAGACATTTATGGCACAACTACCTTGCGTGATTTAGAAACACTGATTTATGATAAAGCTCAAGAGCTAGGAGTTTCCGTAGAAACTCGTCAATCCAATCATGAAGGCGAACTGATCGAATGGGTGCATGAAGCTGCTGATAAAAATTGGGCAGTAGTGATTAACCCCGGTGGTTTTACCCATACTTCAGTAGCGTTGCGAGATGCCCTTGCAGAAGTAAGCGATGGTGTGGGTTTTATTGAGGTACACATATCGAATGTTCATGCCAGAGAGCCTTTTAGACATCATAGCTATTTATCACCTATCGCTCTGGGCGTGATTGCTGGTTTGGGTACAGCTGGGTATCTTTATGCTTTAGAGCACTTCTCTGGCACGCTACAATAG
- the pyrR gene encoding bifunctional pyr operon transcriptional regulator/uracil phosphoribosyltransferase PyrR: MLDSSVETVQLLSGEDVSRTIARMAHQIIEKTAFDAPDAPPIILLGIPSGGVPLAQRLAEKITEFSSREIPVGSIDITLYRDDLRAKPHRALQPTNIPASGIDGVTVILVDDVLFSGRTIRAALDALRDIGRPEQVQLAVLVDRGHRQLPIRADYVGKNLPTSRHEDVKVLSSSIDGEDAVVLTKRG; encoded by the coding sequence ATGCTTGATTCTTCGGTAGAAACTGTGCAGTTACTATCTGGTGAAGATGTGTCGCGCACTATTGCACGTATGGCTCATCAGATTATTGAGAAAACTGCTTTTGATGCTCCCGACGCTCCTCCAATTATTTTGCTGGGCATTCCTTCAGGGGGAGTGCCATTAGCACAGCGTTTAGCTGAGAAAATCACTGAGTTTAGTTCTCGGGAAATACCAGTAGGTTCCATTGACATCACACTCTATCGTGATGATCTTCGTGCGAAACCACATCGTGCTTTGCAGCCAACTAATATCCCTGCATCAGGAATAGATGGGGTGACTGTTATTTTGGTCGATGATGTGCTGTTTTCTGGACGCACAATCAGAGCTGCATTGGATGCTTTGCGTGATATTGGTAGACCAGAGCAAGTGCAGCTTGCTGTTTTGGTTGATCGAGGTCACCGACAGTTACCTATTCGTGCTGATTATGTTGGTAAAAATTTGCCTACGTCACGTCATGAAGATGTAAAAGTTCTCAGCAGCAGTATTGACGGCGAAGACGCTGTTGTTCTTACGAAGAGAGGTTAG
- a CDS encoding shikimate kinase, with protein MSAPIVTRPIVVLVGPPGAGKSTVGRRLARALHKETVDTDTLIEQKYGKKCGEVFHELGEEKFREVEAQCVQEALRSDGVVSLGGGAVITEATRQLLKSHVVVWIDITAEEGVRRTLSGTNRPILQANDPISHYRELLKERRAFYREVSRFRVHSDRRGPQKVVADILGFIETGQ; from the coding sequence ATGAGTGCTCCGATTGTCACTCGTCCTATTGTGGTGCTTGTAGGTCCACCTGGGGCGGGAAAAAGCACAGTGGGTCGTCGTTTAGCACGAGCCTTGCATAAAGAAACCGTTGATACTGATACGTTGATCGAACAGAAATATGGCAAAAAGTGCGGAGAGGTTTTTCATGAACTAGGTGAAGAAAAGTTCCGAGAAGTCGAGGCACAATGTGTGCAAGAGGCATTGCGTAGCGATGGTGTTGTGAGCCTTGGTGGTGGAGCTGTTATAACAGAAGCGACGCGGCAATTACTCAAAAGCCATGTAGTTGTGTGGATAGATATCACTGCTGAAGAGGGTGTGCGTCGGACGCTTTCAGGAACCAATCGACCGATTTTGCAAGCTAATGATCCGATTAGCCATTATCGTGAACTGTTGAAAGAGCGTAGGGCATTTTACCGGGAGGTGTCTCGGTTTAGAGTTCATTCTGATCGTCGCGGACCACAGAAAGTGGTAGCTGATATTCTTGGTTTCATTGAAACTGGGCAGTAA
- the nusB gene encoding transcription antitermination factor NusB — protein sequence MPVEEKNKKAGAAARNFKRHGSRYKARRRAVEILFEAETRDVDPVAIVAERVELAKDLDNAVAPIADYTQVIVQGVAEELDRIDETIAAHLSNEWELSRIPGVDRAVLRVALWEMLFNEDVPLKAALVDAVELASQYSIDSAPDYINGLLDTIMNNIEEVRSRAQEETRDGDDGESDASSDFVDTDLAHLELDDSTVSADDETAVSQESETPAASESENSL from the coding sequence ATTCCAGTGGAAGAAAAAAACAAAAAGGCTGGTGCTGCTGCACGTAATTTTAAGCGTCATGGATCACGCTATAAAGCACGTCGTCGTGCGGTGGAGATTTTGTTCGAGGCAGAAACTCGCGACGTAGATCCAGTTGCTATTGTGGCAGAACGGGTAGAGCTTGCTAAAGATCTCGACAATGCTGTCGCCCCTATTGCCGACTATACGCAGGTAATTGTGCAGGGAGTGGCCGAGGAACTCGATCGCATAGATGAGACAATTGCTGCGCATTTGAGCAATGAATGGGAATTAAGTCGTATCCCTGGCGTCGATAGAGCAGTGTTGCGTGTTGCACTTTGGGAGATGCTCTTTAATGAAGATGTCCCTCTGAAAGCGGCGCTTGTTGACGCAGTGGAACTTGCTTCGCAGTATTCGATCGATTCGGCACCAGACTATATTAATGGTTTGTTGGATACGATCATGAATAATATCGAAGAGGTTCGCTCCAGAGCACAAGAAGAAACACGAGACGGAGATGATGGAGAATCTGATGCGTCAAGTGATTTTGTAGACACTGATCTCGCTCATCTAGAGTTGGACGATAGCACTGTGTCGGCTGATGATGAAACGGCAGTGTCACAAGAAAGTGAGACTCCTGCTGCATCTGAATCAGAGAACTCCCTATGA
- a CDS encoding dihydroorotase: MNDISQSYPSTGQLAPAYDGTVLIKNTRIYGQGKPVNVLITNGVITDIDSHVDHADKIIDAKEGVLLPGLVDMHVHLREPGREDTETIATGSLAAARGGFTAVFTMANTQPVLDQPVIAESVWYKGQNIGLCDVHPVGSITKDLAGKELTEFGMLARSDAKVRMFSDDGKCVDNPLIMRRAIEYAKGLDVLLAQHCEDSRLTEGAVAHEGPHAARLGLRGWPRVAEESIIARDAILARDYGNRIHICHASTQGSVELLKWAKQQGIPMSAEVTPHHLLLDDERLSDYDGVNRVNPPLREHSDVIALQEGLLEGWIDCVATDHAPHGSEDKCCEFENAKPGMLGLETSLAVIAEVFVKSGRADWRFVAKVMSENPAKIVRLPGHGRPILPGEPANLCIVDPDYSWQVDGKKLASKASNTPYEGMSFSTKVTATILRGHITHHVDV, from the coding sequence ATGAATGATATTTCTCAAAGCTATCCTTCCACTGGTCAATTAGCACCAGCATATGATGGCACAGTTCTGATAAAGAACACTCGTATTTATGGTCAAGGAAAACCAGTGAATGTACTCATTACTAATGGAGTCATTACTGATATCGATAGTCACGTTGATCACGCCGATAAAATCATTGATGCCAAAGAGGGTGTCTTATTACCAGGTTTGGTAGATATGCATGTTCACTTACGTGAGCCTGGTAGAGAAGATACAGAAACAATTGCTACGGGTTCTTTAGCGGCAGCACGTGGTGGTTTTACTGCTGTGTTTACTATGGCTAATACCCAACCAGTGCTTGATCAGCCAGTAATTGCAGAGTCAGTATGGTACAAGGGGCAGAACATTGGACTATGCGACGTGCATCCTGTAGGTTCAATCACCAAAGATCTTGCTGGTAAAGAACTTACTGAGTTCGGTATGCTTGCGCGTAGTGACGCAAAAGTACGAATGTTCTCTGACGATGGAAAATGCGTAGACAATCCATTGATTATGCGTCGCGCTATTGAGTATGCCAAAGGTTTGGATGTGCTTTTGGCACAGCATTGCGAGGATTCTCGGCTTACTGAAGGTGCGGTGGCTCATGAAGGTCCTCATGCAGCACGTCTTGGATTGCGTGGATGGCCACGGGTGGCAGAGGAGTCGATTATTGCTCGTGATGCTATTTTGGCACGTGATTATGGTAATCGCATTCATATTTGTCATGCTTCCACTCAAGGAAGTGTCGAATTGCTGAAGTGGGCCAAGCAACAAGGCATTCCGATGAGTGCAGAAGTGACCCCACATCACCTTTTGCTTGACGACGAAAGACTCAGTGATTACGACGGCGTTAATCGTGTCAATCCACCGCTGCGTGAGCATAGTGATGTCATTGCTTTGCAAGAAGGACTACTTGAGGGGTGGATTGATTGCGTCGCTACTGATCATGCACCACATGGCAGTGAAGACAAATGTTGTGAGTTTGAGAATGCCAAGCCAGGAATGTTGGGATTAGAGACTTCTTTGGCAGTTATTGCGGAAGTTTTTGTCAAAAGCGGTAGGGCGGATTGGCGCTTTGTTGCCAAAGTAATGAGTGAAAATCCTGCTAAAATCGTGCGTTTGCCTGGTCATGGTCGTCCTATTCTTCCAGGAGAACCAGCTAATTTATGCATTGTGGATCCTGATTATTCGTGGCAGGTTGATGGGAAGAAGCTGGCGTCGAAAGCAAGTAATACTCCTTATGAAGGAATGTCATTTAGTACAAAGGTGACGGCAACAATTTTGCGTGGACACATTACTCATCATGTGGACGTGTAA
- a CDS encoding aspartate carbamoyltransferase catalytic subunit: MKHLLSIADLSKDEIIALMDEADRFREALAGRELKKLPTLRGRTIFTLFYENSTRTRSSFETAGKWMSADVINISASSSSVKKGESLKDTGLTLSAIGADAIIIRHPSSGAAQQLARWVAPNGQGPSVINAGDGSHQHPTQALLDAVTMRQRLGTIEGKKVVIVGDCLHSRVVRSNVDVLSKLGADVVLVAPPTLLPPGIETWQVRFSYDMDAEIDDADVVMMLRVQQERMNGGFFPSHREYATLYSMSEAREARLKDEAIIMHPGPMLRGMEINFSVADADRTAILQQVSNGVHARMAVLFSLLANSQTPGF; encoded by the coding sequence ATGAAGCATCTGCTTTCTATTGCGGATTTAAGTAAAGACGAGATTATTGCGCTTATGGATGAAGCTGATCGTTTTCGAGAGGCTTTAGCTGGTAGGGAATTAAAAAAACTACCTACGTTACGTGGTCGAACAATTTTTACACTTTTCTATGAGAACTCTACCCGTACGCGTTCTTCCTTTGAGACTGCCGGTAAATGGATGAGTGCTGATGTGATTAACATTTCTGCGTCTTCGTCGTCAGTGAAAAAGGGTGAATCTCTTAAAGACACTGGTTTGACCTTGAGTGCGATTGGTGCTGACGCAATCATTATCCGCCATCCTTCTTCGGGTGCTGCACAGCAATTGGCGCGCTGGGTGGCTCCCAATGGTCAGGGACCGAGCGTTATTAATGCTGGTGATGGTTCTCATCAGCATCCGACACAAGCATTGCTTGATGCAGTAACAATGCGGCAGCGTTTAGGCACCATTGAAGGGAAAAAAGTTGTGATTGTAGGCGATTGTTTACATTCACGAGTTGTTCGCTCAAATGTTGATGTATTGAGTAAACTTGGCGCTGATGTTGTTCTTGTCGCACCTCCGACGCTCTTACCACCTGGTATTGAAACGTGGCAGGTGCGTTTTTCTTATGACATGGATGCAGAGATAGATGATGCTGATGTGGTCATGATGCTGCGCGTGCAGCAAGAGCGTATGAATGGTGGTTTTTTCCCGTCGCATAGAGAATATGCGACGCTGTATTCTATGAGCGAAGCTCGTGAAGCACGCCTAAAAGATGAGGCAATTATCATGCACCCAGGGCCTATGTTGCGTGGTATGGAAATTAATTTTTCTGTTGCAGACGCAGATCGAACAGCAATTCTCCAGCAGGTCAGTAATGGTGTTCATGCACGTATGGCGGTGTTGTTTAGCTTGCTTGCTAATTCTCAAACCCCAGGGTTTTAA
- the carA gene encoding glutamine-hydrolyzing carbamoyl-phosphate synthase small subunit gives MTSTTRSKAILVLADGKTFHGFSFGATGTTLGEAVFSTAMTGYQETLTDPSYHRQIVVATAPQIGNTGWNDEDGESQGDKIWVAGFAIRDLSARVSNWRAQRSLEDEMIAQGIIGISGIDTRALVRRLRNFGSIPAGIFSGEQAHKPVEELVDIVKNQQPMAGADLAKEVSTMQPYTVEAEGEHQYTVVAYDMGIKPNTPRNFAQRGIRTIVVPANTPYAQIAQYNPDGVFISNGPGDPATADEMVAIVQEILSQQIPLFGICFGNQILGRALGLKTYKMKFGHRGINVPVLNHVTGKIDITAQNHGFALVGEAGDVFDTPFGKAQVTHTCLNDGTVEGVALLSGLAYSVQYHPEAAAGPHDANPLFDQFFDLLRVHKEQSASQQKSQS, from the coding sequence GTGACGTCCACTACACGATCTAAGGCTATTTTGGTTTTAGCTGATGGTAAAACATTTCACGGATTTAGCTTTGGCGCTACTGGTACTACTTTGGGTGAAGCCGTATTCAGCACCGCAATGACTGGCTATCAAGAAACACTGACTGACCCGTCGTATCACCGACAAATCGTAGTCGCAACTGCACCACAAATAGGTAATACCGGTTGGAATGATGAGGATGGCGAATCCCAAGGGGACAAAATCTGGGTCGCAGGTTTTGCTATTCGTGATCTCTCGGCACGGGTATCAAATTGGCGTGCGCAACGCAGTCTGGAAGATGAGATGATTGCTCAAGGGATCATCGGTATTTCTGGTATTGATACTCGGGCTTTGGTGCGCAGATTACGCAATTTTGGTTCCATTCCTGCAGGCATCTTTTCTGGTGAGCAGGCGCACAAGCCAGTAGAAGAATTAGTTGATATTGTGAAAAATCAGCAGCCAATGGCAGGCGCAGATTTGGCAAAAGAGGTGTCTACCATGCAGCCATACACGGTAGAAGCTGAGGGAGAACATCAGTACACTGTCGTAGCCTATGACATGGGAATCAAACCAAACACACCACGTAACTTTGCACAACGTGGCATTCGCACTATTGTCGTTCCTGCAAATACGCCATACGCGCAGATTGCGCAATATAATCCGGATGGCGTATTCATCTCTAATGGCCCAGGAGATCCAGCAACTGCCGACGAGATGGTAGCAATTGTGCAGGAAATTTTATCCCAACAGATTCCATTGTTTGGTATTTGTTTCGGCAATCAAATCCTTGGTCGGGCATTAGGGCTTAAGACGTACAAGATGAAGTTTGGTCATCGAGGAATTAATGTTCCTGTGCTCAATCATGTGACGGGAAAAATTGATATTACAGCGCAGAATCATGGTTTTGCTTTAGTTGGGGAAGCGGGCGATGTTTTCGATACGCCTTTTGGTAAAGCGCAGGTAACACATACCTGTCTTAATGATGGCACAGTAGAAGGTGTTGCATTGTTGAGTGGATTGGCTTATTCGGTTCAATATCATCCTGAAGCTGCGGCAGGACCGCATGATGCTAATCCATTGTTCGATCAATTTTTTGACCTGCTTCGTGTTCATAAAGAACAAAGTGCCTCGCAGCAGAAATCACAAAGCTAA
- a CDS encoding NAD-dependent epimerase/dehydratase family protein, which yields MEHSISHNVPAERNVIWQWHTAPGAITRLMPRFYPFTPHSITPSLSTGTVVYHLPAGLKWQSRYDLSGYLSGYCFSDVCTTSPIRHLSHWRHTHVFATSDSSATQTKQLPTTKITDTISTRLPLRSITAYLAYRQHQLIQDITAAQRFHMLFGTKIPLLCSDAIRSPLRIALTGATTTLGRTLAAQLNTLGHHVIELNEYQKKHNTHDLGNEHRCWTPHSPAHDLLTGVDVLVHLATQQPKKNATNTTSHEATELLINNAHAHGCTNVIIADHSHTEPEALQHYLSQYSRESIRITYVSSSTVVSGAHGIVPLLKTLFSAGLGVGSRLMNNETWFSWISMDDLTDIYVRVILDESISGILNASSPENIQIKQLVQHLGHTVKQSAKLPFPTFAAFNPQSLFRTTAWDKSFFSHSKTTSEKLTELNHTFRYPTIDLALTHELGTEQLYSAQK from the coding sequence ATGGAGCATAGCATAAGCCATAATGTGCCGGCGGAACGCAATGTTATTTGGCAATGGCATACTGCACCTGGTGCCATAACAAGGCTCATGCCCCGCTTTTATCCTTTCACACCCCATAGCATTACCCCATCCTTATCTACTGGTACTGTTGTCTATCACCTTCCTGCCGGTCTGAAGTGGCAGTCTCGTTATGATCTTTCTGGTTATCTATCGGGATACTGTTTTAGTGATGTGTGTACAACATCCCCTATTCGACACTTATCCCATTGGCGGCATACCCATGTCTTTGCCACAAGCGATTCCTCCGCAACGCAAACAAAACAACTCCCGACGACAAAAATTACTGACACTATATCGACGAGACTCCCCCTACGCTCTATAACTGCTTACCTTGCTTACCGACAGCACCAGCTCATTCAGGATATTACTGCTGCACAACGTTTTCATATGCTCTTTGGCACAAAGATACCACTCTTATGCTCTGATGCCATCAGATCACCACTACGCATTGCACTCACGGGAGCAACAACTACGCTTGGGCGAACACTCGCTGCCCAATTAAATACTCTTGGTCATCACGTCATTGAGCTTAACGAGTATCAGAAAAAGCACAATACCCATGATCTCGGCAATGAACATCGCTGTTGGACTCCTCATAGTCCAGCACATGATCTGTTAACAGGCGTTGATGTCTTAGTCCATCTTGCTACGCAACAGCCAAAGAAAAATGCCACAAATACCACATCGCATGAGGCAACTGAGCTACTGATCAATAATGCTCATGCGCATGGCTGCACCAATGTCATCATTGCTGATCATTCGCATACTGAACCAGAAGCCTTACAACACTACCTTTCTCAGTATTCTAGGGAATCAATACGCATAACATATGTGAGCAGCAGCACTGTCGTCAGTGGTGCTCATGGCATTGTTCCGCTACTAAAAACTCTGTTTTCCGCAGGTCTAGGCGTAGGAAGTCGACTGATGAACAACGAAACATGGTTCTCTTGGATTAGTATGGATGACCTCACTGATATCTATGTACGAGTAATCCTTGATGAGAGTATTTCAGGCATTCTTAACGCATCAAGCCCAGAGAATATACAGATAAAGCAACTGGTACAGCACTTAGGCCACACAGTAAAGCAATCAGCCAAACTTCCGTTTCCTACCTTTGCTGCCTTTAATCCTCAATCACTATTCCGTACAACTGCGTGGGATAAGTCGTTTTTCTCCCACAGTAAAACCACGTCCGAAAAACTCACAGAGCTCAACCATACTTTCCGCTATCCGACGATCGACCTTGCCCTTACCCATGAGTTAGGCACCGAACAACTTTATAGCGCACAAAAATAA
- the aroC gene encoding chorismate synthase translates to MLRWTTAGESHGQALVSMIEHMPAGVPITREEISFQLARRRLGYGRGARMKFEADEVTLLGGIRHGKTLGSPIAIMIGNTEWPKWTTIMSADPLDLEDPEVAAAMQSGRGAQLKRPRPGHADFAGMLKYDFAEARPVLERSSARETAARVAAATVARAFLRETLGVEVLSHVISIGRSTPYHGVSPTFADLDSIDASPVRCFDKEAEQSMIAEIESAKKSGDTLGGIIEVIVDGLPIGLGSHISADDRLDGQLAAALMSIQAIKGVEIGDGFAEATRRGSEAHDEIIRDNDGKIIRETNRAGGLEGGMTNGESLRIRAAMKPISTVPRALKSIDMHTGAAATAIHQRSDVVAVPAAGVVAEAMVALVLARAVLQKFGGDSLGETKRNIDSYQQYIDTRLRFEA, encoded by the coding sequence ATGCTTCGTTGGACTACTGCAGGAGAATCTCACGGTCAAGCATTGGTGAGCATGATTGAACATATGCCCGCCGGTGTGCCAATTACTCGGGAAGAAATTTCTTTCCAGCTAGCTCGTCGTCGTCTTGGGTACGGCAGAGGTGCACGAATGAAATTTGAGGCAGATGAGGTAACGCTTCTTGGTGGTATTCGACACGGAAAAACGCTAGGCAGTCCTATTGCCATTATGATTGGCAACACCGAATGGCCTAAATGGACAACAATCATGTCCGCTGACCCTCTTGATCTTGAGGATCCAGAAGTAGCAGCAGCTATGCAGTCAGGTCGGGGTGCTCAGCTTAAACGACCACGACCAGGGCATGCTGACTTTGCTGGAATGCTGAAATACGATTTTGCAGAAGCGCGCCCTGTTCTCGAACGCTCCTCAGCAAGGGAAACAGCTGCACGTGTTGCTGCAGCAACGGTGGCACGTGCTTTTTTAAGAGAAACTCTAGGTGTTGAGGTATTATCTCACGTTATTTCCATAGGGCGTTCCACACCTTATCATGGCGTATCACCTACTTTCGCTGATCTCGATAGCATTGATGCATCTCCGGTGCGTTGCTTTGATAAAGAAGCTGAGCAGTCCATGATTGCTGAAATTGAATCAGCAAAGAAGAGTGGTGATACTCTTGGCGGAATTATTGAAGTGATTGTTGATGGACTACCTATTGGACTAGGGTCGCACATATCTGCTGATGATCGTCTGGATGGGCAACTTGCAGCTGCTTTGATGAGCATTCAAGCGATCAAGGGCGTGGAAATTGGCGACGGTTTTGCTGAAGCTACTCGACGTGGCTCAGAGGCACATGATGAGATTATTCGTGATAACGATGGAAAAATAATTCGCGAAACAAATCGTGCTGGTGGTTTGGAAGGCGGAATGACAAATGGCGAGTCATTACGTATCCGAGCAGCGATGAAACCGATTTCAACGGTACCTCGTGCACTCAAATCTATTGATATGCACACTGGTGCTGCTGCAACAGCAATTCACCAGCGCTCAGATGTAGTTGCTGTTCCTGCTGCTGGTGTTGTTGCAGAGGCGATGGTGGCATTGGTGCTTGCACGAGCTGTTTTGCAAAAGTTTGGTGGGGATAGTCTGGGGGAAACAAAGAGAAACATAGATTCCTACCAACAATATATTGACACACGCTTGCGGTTTGAGGCTTAA
- a CDS encoding prepilin peptidase, with translation MLCVISIGVLLALVWALLCKEDIRQHRLAHRYTCWSAVLSVALIYVVMPTAMGYAVFNALAWTIVYLLIAIATGGLGGGDIRLAVSTGMVITLSGYKEFLGVDLLFHIKNLIMAIALANAISIVVFLIRCCFGARTSSVAHGPAMIGATIVIVLGHLCL, from the coding sequence ATGTTATGCGTTATCAGCATTGGTGTCTTATTAGCACTAGTATGGGCACTGCTTTGTAAAGAAGATATACGTCAGCACAGGCTTGCGCACCGCTATACCTGTTGGAGCGCTGTGTTATCTGTAGCGCTCATATATGTGGTTATGCCTACAGCAATGGGTTATGCGGTGTTCAATGCTCTAGCATGGACTATTGTTTATCTACTCATTGCTATCGCTACAGGAGGATTAGGTGGCGGAGATATTCGGCTTGCAGTAAGTACCGGTATGGTAATTACATTGAGTGGGTATAAAGAGTTTTTAGGAGTCGACTTACTTTTCCATATCAAAAACCTGATTATGGCAATTGCATTAGCCAATGCAATATCTATTGTGGTTTTTCTCATACGGTGTTGCTTTGGTGCAAGGACATCGAGTGTAGCGCATGGTCCAGCGATGATCGGAGCAACTATTGTCATAGTGCTAGGGCATCTATGCCTATGA